The Desulfuromonadales bacterium genomic interval TGTGGCCTTTTTCTCCTTCGGACGACGATGAGTAACCGGGCGGCAACGCTCCCGATGCGCCAACTGGTTCTCAGCCCGCAGAACGCGGTAGAAGGTCGACTCCGAAGCGATATACCGACCTTCATCGGCAAGCCGAGGAACAATCTGCTGGGGCGACAGATCCCGGTACTCTGGAGCGTTGGCGACTGACAGAACATGCTGCCGTTCGGCCTGAGTCAACTTGTTGGCCGGTGCGGTCTTTGGTCCGTTGCGCCGATCATAGCCGCCATTCTGACCACGCCAGCGCTGGACGGTCCGACAGGTTAACCCGAGCATTCGGGCGGCTGACTTCAGCCTGGCACCCTGACGCATCGCATTCTCGATCAGAACCAGGACCTGCTTCCTGGCTATTGGGTCGTGTCGTCGTCCTCGTCCTCCCAAAGCTCCCGGGCTTTTTTTTTGAGGACCAGCAAAGCCGCCGCTTCCGCGAGCGCCTTGTCCTTTCGTTGGAGTTCCTTCTCCAGTTCTTGGATGCGTTTTCGCTCGGCACGCTTGGCAGGTAACGGCTCAAGTCCGCAAAGCATTTGATCGTGCCATTGCTGCAAGTGAGCTTCGTGCAGGCCCCGGCTGCGCAGGAAGGGGCCAAGATCTTCCTCTGAGAGTGACATTGCTTCCAGAACGGCGGCCAGTTTCTCTTCAGAACTCCAGTCTTG includes:
- a CDS encoding helix-turn-helix domain-containing protein; its protein translation is MLGLTCRTVQRWRGQNGGYDRRNGPKTAPANKLTQAERQHVLSVANAPEYRDLSPQQIVPRLADEGRYIASESTFYRVLRAENQLAHRERCRPVTHRRPKEKKAT